A single window of Gammaproteobacteria bacterium DNA harbors:
- the cheB gene encoding chemotaxis-specific protein-glutamate methyltransferase CheB: MRIAIVNDKPAAIELLREIIASTPHRIAWIAHDGDDAVARCITDRPDLIFMDMAVPGMNGVEVTKAITTSATPSSVLLVTESLVESASMVFEAMGAGALDVVEVPKGTVECAELLSKLRRIEKLLGLKAVQPIPTAAMGKPVAKINLLAIGSSTGGPNAVAEVVKSLPADFPAAIVVIQHVDEAFAGGFVEWLSTQAAMKVKVAENGDQLQHGTIYVAATNNHLICDAIGRLKYTEQHQEIVYRPSVDVFFNSLGTFWQDNLLAVLLTGMGKDGAAGLLRLRKKGVYTIAQDQATCAVYGMPRAAAEIGAAKTIQPLGNISRIIKQQIKNLTQGSWHDR, encoded by the coding sequence GTGCGTATAGCTATTGTTAATGATAAACCTGCAGCCATTGAGCTGCTCAGAGAGATTATTGCCTCAACCCCCCATCGCATTGCATGGATTGCTCATGACGGCGATGATGCCGTAGCCCGTTGTATCACCGATCGACCTGACTTGATTTTCATGGATATGGCGGTGCCGGGCATGAATGGAGTAGAGGTGACCAAGGCGATCACAACGTCTGCAACACCCAGCTCGGTTTTGCTGGTAACAGAGTCGCTCGTGGAGAGCGCTTCAATGGTTTTTGAAGCCATGGGGGCTGGTGCGCTGGATGTTGTAGAGGTCCCGAAGGGAACCGTAGAGTGTGCTGAGTTACTCAGCAAATTGCGCAGAATAGAGAAACTATTGGGTTTGAAGGCAGTGCAGCCTATACCCACGGCCGCTATGGGCAAACCGGTGGCTAAAATCAACCTATTGGCGATTGGCTCTTCTACTGGAGGACCGAATGCAGTTGCAGAAGTGGTTAAATCACTTCCCGCTGATTTCCCCGCAGCCATCGTGGTCATCCAGCATGTGGATGAAGCCTTTGCGGGCGGCTTTGTCGAGTGGCTCAGTACACAAGCAGCCATGAAAGTAAAAGTGGCAGAAAATGGTGACCAACTGCAACATGGCACTATTTATGTGGCAGCTACCAATAACCACTTGATTTGTGATGCTATAGGCCGACTAAAGTATACAGAGCAACACCAAGAGATTGTATACCGACCATCAGTGGATGTTTTTTTCAATAGTTTGGGTACATTTTGGCAAGATAACCTGCTCGCTGTTTTATTAACAGGAATGGGTAAGGATGGTGCAGCGGGTTTGTTGAGGTTGCGTAAAAAAGGGGTTTATACTATCGCACAGGATCAAGCAACGTGTGCCGTTTATGGAATGCCCCGTGCAGCTGCTGAGATAGGAGCCGCTAAAACGATTCAACCGCTCGGTAATATCTCACGGATTATAAAACAACAGATAAAAAACCTTACACAAGGGTCATGGCATGACAGATAA
- a CDS encoding diguanylate cyclase, with protein MTDNLATGSSQNTIIVLLVDDQKMVAEAIRYMIAEEADIELHFCDDPSQAVQLASELQPTVILQDLVMPDVDGYTLLRFYRANPATASIPVVVLSSKDDPQDKSQAFTNGANDYLVKLPDKIELIARIRAQSKSYLAQKERDEAFQQMQKLQQELEESNQKLEESNMILQRLSTLDGLTGLANRRHFDETLAHEWKLATREKTPLSIILLDIDFFKKYNDNYGHQGGDDCLRTVSAAMNRAIRRPGDFIARYGGEEFVVILPNTHCKGAEVIAEEMRLFVENEKLPHEYSEVSDYVTISLGIAAMRPVAGDKPEALVGRADKALYKAKGSGRNCYIIDC; from the coding sequence ATGACAGATAATCTGGCGACAGGCTCCTCACAGAACACCATCATCGTGTTGTTAGTCGATGATCAAAAAATGGTTGCCGAAGCCATTCGGTACATGATTGCCGAAGAGGCAGATATCGAACTCCATTTTTGTGATGACCCCTCACAAGCCGTGCAACTTGCGAGTGAGCTGCAACCCACTGTTATCCTTCAGGACTTAGTAATGCCTGATGTCGATGGCTACACCCTACTGCGCTTTTACCGGGCGAATCCGGCGACCGCTTCAATACCTGTGGTGGTTTTATCAAGTAAAGATGATCCGCAGGACAAGAGCCAGGCCTTTACCAATGGTGCAAATGATTACTTGGTGAAGCTACCCGACAAAATAGAGCTGATCGCAAGAATAAGAGCACAGTCTAAAAGCTATTTAGCACAGAAAGAGCGCGATGAAGCCTTCCAGCAGATGCAGAAGCTGCAGCAAGAGCTGGAGGAGAGCAATCAAAAGCTTGAAGAGAGCAACATGATACTGCAGCGCCTCTCTACACTGGATGGATTAACAGGTTTGGCCAATCGACGTCATTTTGATGAGACATTGGCCCATGAGTGGAAGCTCGCGACCCGTGAAAAAACCCCGCTTTCCATTATCCTGTTGGACATCGATTTTTTCAAAAAATACAACGACAACTACGGTCACCAGGGGGGGGATGACTGTTTGCGAACGGTTTCAGCTGCCATGAATCGAGCGATACGCCGGCCAGGTGACTTTATTGCTCGCTACGGCGGCGAAGAGTTTGTTGTGATCTTACCTAACACTCACTGTAAAGGTGCAGAAGTGATTGCTGAAGAGATGCGCCTTTTTGTAGAAAATGAGAAGTTACCTCATGAATACTCAGAAGTATCCGATTATGTGACCATCAGTTTAGGTATAGCCGCCATGCGCCCCGTGGCGGGTGATAAACCGGAAGCCCTTGTTGGCAGAGCGGATAAGGCGCTCTATAAAGCAAAAGGGTCTGGCAGGAATTGTTATATAATTGATTGTTAG
- a CDS encoding tetratricopeptide repeat protein: MDRKTSEAILKNQLNITPTDAKVAAALGNHYFDEKNAVAAIAYYQLSLANDPNQPSVMTDMATMYWNNQDVGLAEHFFSQAIEQCPDFGNAYINLGLLYLHAKSDQAQAKAKWQQLIALYPDHPAVAKANELIQALQNQN, from the coding sequence ATGGACAGAAAAACTTCAGAAGCGATATTGAAAAATCAGCTCAATATAACCCCTACTGACGCAAAAGTGGCGGCGGCGCTGGGTAATCACTACTTTGATGAGAAAAACGCAGTAGCCGCTATTGCCTACTACCAGCTCTCACTGGCAAATGATCCCAATCAACCCAGCGTAATGACCGATATGGCAACCATGTACTGGAATAATCAGGATGTGGGTTTAGCCGAGCACTTTTTTTCTCAGGCGATAGAGCAATGCCCCGACTTTGGTAATGCCTACATTAACCTCGGCTTGCTCTATCTTCACGCTAAAAGCGATCAAGCGCAGGCAAAAGCGAAGTGGCAACAGTTGATAGCGCTCTACCCCGATCACCCTGCGGTGGCCAAGGCCAATGAGCTGATTCAGGCGCTGCAAAATCAGAACTGA